A part of Vespertiliibacter pulmonis genomic DNA contains:
- a CDS encoding DsbE family thiol:disulfide interchange protein, with translation MKTKLIYLPLIIFFGLLIAFLIQLKNNAQGDDPKALESALIGKAIPSFQLPSLLDPQKTVDDSLVKAGKPRLLNVWATWCPTCIAEHYYLTELAKQGVEIIGVNYKDEQEKALKFLSNNKNPYINVIFDRRGSLGLDLGVYGAPETFIIDGNGIIHYRYAGDVNENVWQTILKPIYEKLK, from the coding sequence TTTTTTTGGACTTCTTATCGCATTTCTTATTCAGCTAAAAAATAATGCACAAGGTGATGATCCAAAGGCTCTTGAGTCTGCCTTAATTGGTAAGGCTATACCATCTTTTCAGTTACCTTCACTACTTGACCCACAAAAAACAGTAGATGATAGTTTAGTAAAAGCAGGAAAACCTCGTTTACTCAACGTATGGGCGACTTGGTGCCCAACCTGTATAGCAGAGCACTATTACCTTACTGAGCTTGCAAAACAAGGAGTAGAGATTATTGGTGTTAATTATAAAGATGAGCAAGAAAAGGCCTTAAAATTCTTATCAAACAACAAAAACCCTTATATCAATGTTATTTTTGACCGAAGAGGTTCTCTTGGGCTAGATCTAGGCGTTTATGGTGCACCTGAAACTTTTATTATTGATGGCAATGGTATTATTCACTACCGCTATGCAGGTGATGTAAATGAAAATGTCTGGCAAACTATTTTAAAACCGATTTATGAGAAATTAAAATAA
- a CDS encoding cytochrome c-type biogenesis protein, with product MKKWLLLLLLPTLSIATIEPQQFDSPQQEADYRALIQELRCPQCQNNNIADSNATIAEDMRYKSLELLKQGKNKEEVIHYMVERYGNFVTYDPPITPATIFLWLMPLLLISIGILIMASRRKLATQAKNSSPKTINNLDHTRLQQILNEQGNKDK from the coding sequence ATGAAAAAATGGCTTTTACTTCTACTACTTCCAACGCTAAGTATAGCAACCATTGAACCACAGCAATTCGATAGCCCTCAGCAAGAGGCAGACTATCGAGCATTAATTCAAGAATTACGCTGTCCCCAGTGCCAAAACAACAATATTGCCGACTCTAACGCAACAATTGCCGAAGATATGCGTTATAAAAGTTTAGAACTATTGAAACAAGGAAAAAATAAAGAAGAAGTCATTCACTATATGGTTGAACGATATGGTAATTTTGTTACTTATGATCCGCCAATTACGCCAGCAACCATTTTTCTTTGGTTAATGCCATTGTTGCTTATCAGTATAGGGATTTTAATTATGGCTAGCCGCCGAAAATTAGCTACTCAAGCTAAAAATTCCTCACCAAAAACAATAAATAATCTCGATCATACTCGCCTTCAACAAATTTTGAACGAGCAAGGCAATAAGGACAAATAA
- the ccmI gene encoding c-type cytochrome biogenesis protein CcmI encodes MKFWIILAFITLIISCIAFYPLLKKNLHINNQKRDKLNKAFYFNRLQEVEREANEGIIDDPEQTKLELQQSLLEDIPTDNELSLSHKNSLGKIWFIGLLLTLGTVSTAVYLNVGSWFVGTMVENNHKKLDYFYERLKNEENEPLSSEEINQFAIALRVELQSRPQDDSAWFLLGQIGMATENFSMALESYAKATEIKPNNLLYKQKYAEMLMSSNDPKDKMAGEKIIFTIINQDPSNLGALRLLAFSQFEKGEFEMAAKTWEMMLKLLPENDSSRTVIERSIQSALSLMKAQHSSPPVQPSPLPKQP; translated from the coding sequence ATGAAATTTTGGATAATTTTAGCTTTCATCACTCTAATAATTAGCTGTATAGCATTCTATCCTCTACTGAAAAAAAATCTGCATATTAACAACCAAAAACGAGATAAATTAAATAAAGCTTTCTATTTCAACCGCTTGCAAGAAGTTGAACGAGAGGCGAATGAGGGGATAATTGACGATCCAGAACAGACAAAATTAGAACTACAACAAAGCCTTTTGGAAGATATTCCAACGGATAACGAACTCTCCCTTTCTCACAAAAATTCTCTCGGTAAAATTTGGTTTATTGGTTTACTCCTTACCCTTGGTACAGTAAGTACAGCCGTTTATCTAAACGTTGGATCTTGGTTTGTTGGCACAATGGTAGAAAATAATCATAAAAAATTAGACTATTTCTACGAGCGGCTTAAGAATGAAGAGAATGAACCACTTTCTTCCGAAGAAATCAATCAATTCGCTATTGCATTACGTGTAGAATTACAATCTCGCCCACAAGATGATAGTGCGTGGTTCTTACTAGGACAAATCGGAATGGCGACAGAAAATTTCTCAATGGCACTAGAAAGTTATGCTAAAGCCACTGAAATCAAACCTAATAACCTACTATATAAACAAAAATATGCCGAAATGCTTATGTCATCTAATGATCCTAAAGACAAAATGGCTGGTGAAAAAATTATCTTTACAATAATCAACCAAGATCCAAGCAATCTCGGGGCATTACGATTACTCGCTTTTTCACAATTTGAAAAGGGCGAATTTGAAATGGCAGCCAAAACGTGGGAAATGATGCTCAAACTATTACCCGAGAATGACTCAAGCAGAACAGTTATTGAACGTAGTATTCAATCGGCTTTATCACTGATGAAAGCTCAACACAGTAGTCCACCAGTGCAACCTTCCCCTTTACCGAAACAACCATAA
- a CDS encoding PepSY domain-containing protein — protein MENQINTVVRKVHRYLGFFLLVIMAMYSISGMILIYRDINLFKYPVHIEKALSVEQAEAIDLGKTDLGKALKIKEFKILKTEGDLVYFEQGTYNKASRMANYTLLSYPKWLQTLVDLHKGNSTYRYAWLRTLFGFCLLFFALSAFLMFPLRSKLFTQGRWIIAAGTALALVILLF, from the coding sequence ATGGAAAATCAGATCAATACTGTTGTACGCAAGGTTCATCGTTATTTAGGTTTTTTTCTTTTAGTGATTATGGCAATGTATTCAATTAGTGGAATGATATTGATTTATCGGGATATTAATTTGTTTAAATATCCTGTTCATATAGAAAAAGCATTGTCTGTGGAGCAAGCTGAAGCGATTGATTTAGGTAAAACAGATCTAGGAAAGGCGTTAAAAATTAAAGAATTTAAGATTTTAAAAACTGAGGGAGATTTGGTTTATTTTGAGCAAGGAACTTATAACAAAGCTTCTCGTATGGCTAATTATACGTTGTTGTCCTACCCAAAATGGCTACAAACATTAGTTGATCTACATAAAGGTAATTCAACTTATCGTTATGCGTGGTTGAGAACATTATTCGGTTTCTGTTTACTATTTTTTGCATTAAGTGCGTTTTTAATGTTCCCACTAAGATCGAAATTATTTACACAAGGTCGTTGGATAATTGCCGCTGGTACAGCGCTTGCATTGGTGATTTTACTCTTTTAG
- a CDS encoding AAA family ATPase, whose protein sequence is MTLASLSSNSKNIRVFNEDFIRDNLRFITNPDDSIEPLAILGDDNNKIEQEIKILEVELGSNVEGQETGLFADKKQAADEYHDALGSYNQLKDNLEKQLSDKATNRDIGIKYKPERFGDQNYTITKLKTDITTVSSPDFQQLTSEQVSEHEKLIDERVLLAIPKFYSPQLSFLSLAQQVETLITKPISESDKIQELVKDAVLNRWVNEGRTNHRNKHEKCAFCDNEISAERWAELDKHFDVESELLEKSIDALLAKIETENQRVHDALTIDQSVFYSKFHSQLTALDLRLKAAIKDYQFALGNLAKQLRARKGDILNVKDYESPADGTANLMQIWQEYSDLCAQSELFSSSLAGEQTKAKANLRLKEVAEYLLTIDYQTQLNSIEALQQKRDEAQQAQVMAKKRELNDEEKGAKKVNEYLNNFFGHQFLTLEAKKGEGPTQDVKRIRFEVLRDGKKAYHLSEGECSLLAFCYFLAKLDDIATKDSKPIIWIDDPISSLDGNHIFFIYSLLNAEVVEKGKFAQLFVSTHNLDFLKYLKRLEGNYFTPEGGKVKKYQKAYFIVARQDKKSSLQAMPSNLKDYVTEFNYLFHQICKCASLDTIDDTNYVTFYNFANNARKFFEIFLYYRYPDQGMTLKTLSAFLGEDSIPAVLIDRINNEYSHLSGVFERGHPLWKCQRCKLPPNK, encoded by the coding sequence GTGACACTGGCATCCTTATCCAGCAATAGCAAGAATATTCGTGTCTTCAACGAAGACTTTATTAGAGATAACCTTCGATTTATCACCAATCCAGATGACAGTATTGAACCACTTGCTATTTTAGGTGATGACAATAATAAGATTGAACAAGAGATTAAAATTCTTGAAGTGGAGTTGGGCTCTAATGTTGAAGGTCAGGAAACTGGTCTGTTTGCAGATAAAAAACAGGCCGCTGATGAATATCATGATGCTTTAGGATCCTATAATCAGTTAAAGGATAATCTAGAAAAGCAATTGAGTGATAAAGCGACTAATAGAGATATTGGTATTAAATATAAGCCTGAACGTTTTGGTGACCAAAATTATACCATTACCAAATTAAAGACCGATATCACAACTGTTAGTAGCCCTGATTTTCAGCAGTTAACATCAGAGCAAGTGAGCGAGCACGAAAAGCTGATTGATGAAAGGGTTTTGCTTGCAATACCTAAATTTTATTCACCTCAGCTAAGTTTTTTGAGCTTGGCACAACAAGTTGAAACGCTAATAACCAAGCCCATCAGTGAGTCTGACAAAATTCAGGAATTAGTAAAAGATGCAGTGCTTAACCGTTGGGTTAATGAAGGTCGTACTAATCATCGAAATAAGCATGAAAAGTGCGCATTTTGCGACAATGAAATTTCGGCTGAACGATGGGCTGAGCTTGATAAGCACTTTGATGTAGAATCTGAGCTATTAGAAAAGTCAATTGATGCGTTACTTGCTAAGATAGAAACCGAGAATCAAAGAGTTCATGACGCACTTACCATTGATCAATCTGTTTTTTATTCCAAGTTTCACTCACAACTAACCGCCTTGGATTTAAGGTTAAAAGCAGCAATCAAAGACTATCAATTTGCTTTAGGTAATTTAGCCAAGCAGCTGAGGGCGCGAAAAGGTGATATTTTAAACGTTAAAGACTATGAGAGCCCCGCTGATGGTACAGCGAATCTAATGCAAATTTGGCAGGAGTATAGTGACCTTTGCGCCCAATCAGAGTTATTTAGCAGCTCATTAGCTGGCGAACAAACCAAGGCCAAAGCCAACTTGCGATTGAAAGAGGTCGCTGAGTATTTGCTTACGATTGATTACCAAACACAACTCAATTCAATTGAAGCCTTACAGCAAAAAAGAGACGAGGCTCAACAAGCACAAGTTATGGCTAAGAAACGTGAACTGAATGATGAAGAAAAAGGGGCTAAAAAGGTAAATGAATATCTAAATAATTTTTTCGGGCATCAATTTTTGACACTGGAGGCTAAAAAGGGTGAGGGGCCAACGCAAGATGTAAAACGTATTCGGTTTGAAGTGCTCCGTGACGGTAAGAAAGCTTATCACCTTAGTGAAGGTGAATGCAGCTTGCTGGCATTTTGCTACTTTTTGGCCAAGTTGGATGATATCGCAACCAAAGACTCAAAACCCATTATTTGGATTGATGATCCCATCTCCTCGCTCGATGGCAACCATATTTTCTTTATTTATAGCCTATTAAATGCGGAAGTGGTCGAGAAGGGTAAGTTTGCACAACTGTTTGTATCAACACACAACCTTGATTTCTTGAAATATCTAAAGAGGCTGGAAGGTAATTATTTTACTCCCGAAGGCGGCAAGGTGAAAAAATATCAGAAAGCTTACTTTATTGTGGCTAGACAAGATAAAAAATCTTCCTTACAGGCCATGCCTTCGAACTTAAAAGATTATGTGACCGAGTTTAACTACCTATTCCATCAGATCTGTAAATGTGCCTCTCTTGATACTATCGATGATACCAACTATGTGACCTTTTATAATTTTGCAAACAATGCGAGGAAGTTTTTCGAGATTTTTCTCTATTATAGATATCCTGATCAAGGTATGACGCTAAAAACCCTAAGTGCATTTTTGGGTGAAGATAGTATTCCTGCTGTCTTAATTGACAGGATTAACAATGAGTATTCTCACCTCTCAGGAGTATTTGAGAGGGGGCATCCCCTATGGAAGTGCCAGAGATGCAAATTGCCGCCAAACAAATAA
- a CDS encoding AAA family ATPase → MIKNIPYIKKLGVFDDFNWDSEVRNNGGSVQNFVDINIIYGRNYSGKTTLSRIIRALETGYLSDKYGGLHLN, encoded by the coding sequence ATGATAAAGAATATTCCGTATATTAAGAAGCTTGGTGTATTTGATGATTTCAATTGGGATTCCGAAGTAAGAAATAATGGTGGTTCCGTTCAAAACTTTGTTGATATTAATATTATCTATGGTCGTAACTATTCTGGGAAGACTACTCTATCCCGCATTATCCGTGCTCTAGAGACTGGTTATTTATCAGATAAATATGGGGGCCTTCATTTGAACTGA
- a CDS encoding type I restriction enzyme endonuclease domain-containing protein, translating to MKDLYEIVDASIDTTTYKTKEPKLDDGRIYDISQIDFERLRQEFARSERKNTTVQSLKTVVEKRLVRLMMQNPLRIDYQEHYEKLVKEYNQEKDRIVIEKTFEALLKLNEALSHEEKRSIREGLDEESLVLFDLLSKSDLQPKDISRIKKLPLYY from the coding sequence ATGAAAGATCTGTATGAGATAGTTGATGCTAGTATTGATACTACAACATATAAGACTAAAGAGCCAAAACTAGATGATGGTCGAATCTATGATATTAGCCAGATTGATTTCGAACGGCTTCGTCAAGAGTTCGCTCGATCGGAACGAAAGAATACAACGGTACAATCGCTTAAAACAGTGGTTGAGAAGAGATTAGTCCGGCTTATGATGCAAAACCCATTACGTATCGATTATCAAGAGCACTACGAAAAGTTGGTTAAGGAATATAATCAAGAAAAGGATCGTATAGTTATTGAGAAGACTTTTGAAGCCTTATTAAAATTGAATGAAGCTCTCTCCCATGAAGAGAAACGTTCAATCAGGGAAGGCCTAGATGAGGAGTCTTTAGTATTATTTGATCTCCTTAGTAAGTCTGATTTGCAGCCAAAAGATATTTCTAGGATAAAAAAATTGCCATTATATTATTAG
- a CDS encoding type I restriction endonuclease subunit R, with product MAMTEESLVQEVTADYLLNQLKWDKSVLGMYEKLGREGDLGRTSEREIVLTRYLGKKLIELNPGLPDVAYQEALRVVCENPSSTNIVAVNKEKYCLHKNGVEVSFNNEKGERVKKRLRLFDFDNYENNHFLLVREFWIKGDIYRRRADLIGFVNGIPLLFMEVKNVHKDIRAAYEQNLADYKDTVPHLFYHNAFIIVGNGIDAKIGSVSSKFEHFNDWKRLNESEPGVVDMETLLKGTCSKINLMNIFENFTLFDQSSGRLVKIIARNHQYLGVCRAIDAVINRGEKMGRLGVFWHTQGSGKSYSIVFFAQMVRRKLGGNYTFVVLTDRSDLDTQIYKTFAGCGLVDNDKDPWRADSGKDLKALISQQKAFVFTLIQKFNEKVDPKDPYSERDDIIVMTDEAHRTQYGILSLNMRNALPNANFIGFTGTPLFKDDEITKKVFGDYISTYDFQRAVEDKATVPLYYDARGEELVFIDEDGNEHTVADPKGINERIAEKLDELKM from the coding sequence ATGGCCATGACAGAAGAATCCTTAGTACAGGAAGTTACTGCAGATTACCTATTGAATCAGTTGAAGTGGGATAAATCTGTTTTGGGCATGTATGAAAAACTAGGTAGAGAAGGTGACTTAGGGCGAACTTCAGAACGAGAGATTGTGTTGACTCGCTATTTAGGCAAAAAATTGATTGAGTTAAATCCTGGATTACCAGATGTCGCATATCAAGAGGCGTTGCGAGTGGTTTGTGAAAATCCATCATCTACTAACATTGTTGCTGTGAATAAGGAGAAGTATTGTCTTCATAAAAATGGTGTGGAGGTGAGCTTTAATAACGAAAAAGGTGAGCGAGTAAAGAAGAGACTTCGCCTATTTGATTTTGATAATTATGAAAATAATCACTTTTTATTGGTACGAGAGTTTTGGATTAAAGGTGATATTTATCGTCGCAGGGCAGATCTTATAGGTTTTGTGAATGGCATCCCTCTATTATTTATGGAAGTGAAAAATGTTCATAAGGACATTCGTGCTGCCTACGAACAGAATCTTGCTGACTATAAAGATACTGTGCCGCACCTTTTTTACCATAATGCTTTCATTATTGTGGGCAATGGAATTGATGCTAAGATTGGTTCGGTTTCTAGTAAATTTGAACATTTCAATGATTGGAAACGTTTGAATGAAAGTGAGCCTGGTGTAGTAGATATGGAAACCTTATTGAAGGGTACCTGCTCCAAAATCAATCTTATGAATATTTTTGAAAACTTCACTTTGTTTGACCAAAGCTCTGGTCGTTTGGTTAAAATTATTGCCCGTAATCACCAATATCTTGGTGTTTGCCGTGCTATTGATGCGGTAATTAATCGTGGAGAGAAGATGGGGAGGCTAGGGGTTTTTTGGCATACTCAAGGCTCTGGCAAGTCCTATTCTATTGTGTTTTTTGCTCAGATGGTGCGTAGAAAGCTAGGTGGAAATTATACCTTTGTGGTTCTGACCGACCGAAGTGACCTTGATACACAAATTTATAAAACCTTCGCAGGCTGCGGTTTGGTAGATAATGATAAAGATCCCTGGCGTGCGGATAGTGGTAAAGACCTGAAAGCACTAATTAGCCAGCAAAAGGCATTTGTGTTTACTTTGATTCAAAAGTTTAACGAAAAAGTAGATCCTAAAGATCCTTACTCTGAGCGTGATGATATTATTGTTATGACTGATGAGGCACACCGCACACAATATGGGATCTTGTCATTAAATATGCGTAATGCATTGCCTAATGCTAATTTTATCGGTTTTACCGGTACGCCCTTATTTAAAGATGATGAGATTACTAAGAAGGTCTTTGGTGATTACATTTCGACTTATGATTTTCAGAGAGCTGTTGAAGATAAAGCAACAGTACCTTTGTACTATGATGCCCGTGGTGAAGAGTTGGTATTCATCGATGAGGATGGTAATGAGCATACGGTTGCAGACCCTAAAGGCATTAATGAGCGCATAGCGGAAAAATTGGATGAATTGAAGATGTAG
- a CDS encoding DNA-processing protein DprA gives MNISNLLSPTAQATLLLTCYFSKASTESIKPLTNTEWGRFAVWLKDKSITPADLLIAEPKALLQGWYDKRISAERIIELLNRGHSLALAMEKWHRAGLWIVTRSDPEYPRYLKQRLKIDSPPVLFGCGNKTLLNAGGLAVIGSRNASGSDLAFTNQVGAKAASEGIAIISGGARGVDEAAMLGAAKQGGVVIGVMADSLLKASTSSKWRKGLMGGNVVLVSPFYPEAGFNAGHAMARNKYIYCLADSSLVIHSGKKGGTLNGAEENLKKSWVPLWVKQTTDKDAANSALVTKGGRWLEVNIGAFKISDLMCASATRSNHVKGAMEDLFSIPMQPELFAEEDSNSCSKTKAKEEIIQLEGEVTENEKQEETIINSDQLSNNDIKQRNTIDFYQLFISELEYLASEPVAIDVLIEKTQLHKSQVTEWLKRAEEAGGVKKINRPVRYQVINNK, from the coding sequence ATGAATATATCTAACTTATTATCCCCTACGGCTCAGGCGACTTTATTGTTGACTTGTTACTTTTCAAAAGCTAGTACTGAAAGCATTAAGCCGCTTACTAATACTGAATGGGGCCGTTTTGCAGTATGGTTGAAAGATAAATCTATCACCCCAGCTGATTTACTGATTGCAGAGCCTAAAGCCTTGTTACAAGGTTGGTACGATAAACGAATTAGTGCAGAAAGAATCATTGAACTGTTAAACCGTGGTCATAGTCTTGCGCTTGCCATGGAAAAGTGGCATCGTGCTGGTCTTTGGATAGTGACTCGCTCTGATCCGGAATATCCAAGATACTTAAAGCAGAGGTTGAAAATAGATTCCCCACCAGTATTGTTTGGCTGCGGTAACAAAACATTATTAAATGCCGGAGGGCTAGCAGTGATCGGTTCGCGTAATGCTAGTGGATCTGACTTGGCTTTTACTAATCAAGTGGGAGCTAAAGCAGCATCAGAAGGGATTGCTATTATTTCTGGTGGTGCTCGTGGTGTTGATGAAGCTGCAATGCTGGGAGCTGCAAAGCAAGGTGGTGTGGTAATTGGTGTAATGGCGGATAGCTTACTAAAAGCTTCGACTAGCAGTAAATGGCGTAAAGGCTTGATGGGGGGCAATGTAGTGTTAGTCTCACCTTTCTATCCTGAAGCTGGGTTTAATGCCGGCCATGCAATGGCAAGAAACAAATATATCTATTGCCTAGCTGATAGTTCTTTAGTAATTCATTCGGGTAAGAAAGGTGGAACACTCAATGGTGCAGAAGAAAATTTAAAAAAATCTTGGGTACCACTGTGGGTTAAACAAACTACCGATAAAGATGCAGCTAATAGCGCTTTGGTAACCAAAGGTGGCCGTTGGCTAGAGGTAAATATTGGAGCCTTTAAGATTTCAGATCTGATGTGTGCATCAGCAACTCGCTCGAATCATGTGAAGGGGGCAATGGAGGATCTTTTTTCTATCCCCATGCAGCCAGAGTTATTTGCTGAGGAGGATTCTAATTCTTGTTCAAAAACTAAGGCTAAAGAAGAAATTATCCAGCTAGAGGGCGAAGTTACAGAAAATGAAAAACAGGAAGAGACAATAATTAATTCAGATCAGCTTTCAAATAATGATATCAAACAACGAAATACAATAGATTTTTATCAGTTATTTATCTCTGAGCTTGAATATTTAGCTAGTGAGCCAGTGGCTATTGATGTATTGATTGAAAAGACACAGTTGCATAAATCTCAGGTAACAGAGTGGTTGAAACGCGCTGAAGAAGCTGGAGGGGTGAAAAAAATTAACCGTCCAGTACGTTACCAAGTAATAAATAATAAGTAG
- a CDS encoding RecQ family ATP-dependent DNA helicase, whose protein sequence is MNRDEAQQLLKTALANPVVEFRDGQWEAIDALVNHRQKLLVVQRTGWGKSSVYFISTRIFRDRGMGPTIIVSPLLALMRNQIESAARLGIIAETMNSTNTDDWQLVTQRILNNQVDCLLISPERLANDQFIETVLQPIADHIALMVIDEAHCISDWGHDFRPDYRRIVNILRQLPANTPVLGTTATANNRVVEDIQTQLGDIQIQRGPLIRESLALQTMVLPDQASRLAWLAQVIPTLHGTGIIYVLTQRDAEMVSKWLMQNNISARAYYSGVTHPNFVNSEGKEDTHLYRQYLENELIENNIKVLVATTALGMGYDKPDLSFVIHYQAPGSIVAYYQQVGRAGRGIDNAIGILMSGIEDQNIHEFFRDSAFPSEVQVNEILQVLENSDGLTLRGIEEKTNLRNGQIDKVLKLLSVENPSPVIKNSSRWFRTAVHYQMDRARIAHLTGQRIQEWQEVQAYLNDAGCKMTFLRNALDDYDPTPCGKCASCLGLPIINVMTDPVLAHHAATFIKHAEMVIVPKAQVAANAFMEYGFRGSLPVQLRAQEGRVLSRWGDSGWGRLVADNKHVGYFCDELVDAMAEMIQQRWQPNPAPRWVCCVPSRNHPNLVPNFAHRLAVKLGIPFVDAVSKVKDNQPQKGQQNRFHQCQNLDGVFHVTRVYSGEPVLLVDDIVDSGWTLTVIAALLQKAGSGVVYPAALASSSVKD, encoded by the coding sequence ATGGCCAATGGGAGGCCATTGATGCATTGGTGAATCATCGCCAGAAATTGTTAGTAGTGCAACGCACTGGTTGGGGGAAAAGCTCTGTTTATTTTATCAGTACTAGAATTTTTCGTGATCGAGGAATGGGGCCAACCATTATTGTTTCTCCACTATTAGCATTGATGCGCAATCAGATTGAGTCGGCTGCCCGTTTGGGTATTATCGCGGAGACTATGAATTCAACCAATACTGATGATTGGCAGTTGGTCACGCAACGGATTCTAAATAATCAGGTTGACTGCTTGCTGATTTCCCCAGAACGATTAGCCAATGATCAATTTATAGAAACTGTTTTACAGCCTATTGCAGACCATATTGCTTTGATGGTGATTGATGAAGCGCACTGTATTTCTGACTGGGGACATGATTTCCGCCCGGACTACAGACGTATTGTTAATATTCTTCGCCAGTTACCTGCTAATACGCCAGTTCTGGGTACAACAGCAACTGCTAATAATCGCGTAGTTGAAGACATTCAAACTCAGTTGGGTGATATCCAAATTCAGCGAGGACCATTGATAAGGGAAAGCCTTGCATTACAAACTATGGTATTACCTGACCAGGCTTCACGTCTAGCATGGTTAGCACAGGTGATACCCACATTGCATGGTACGGGTATTATTTACGTATTGACTCAACGTGATGCTGAAATGGTTTCAAAATGGTTGATGCAGAATAACATATCTGCGCGGGCCTATTACAGTGGTGTAACACATCCTAATTTTGTTAATTCTGAAGGAAAAGAAGATACACATCTTTATCGACAATATTTAGAAAATGAACTGATAGAGAATAATATTAAGGTATTAGTAGCAACCACGGCACTTGGAATGGGATACGATAAGCCTGATTTAAGTTTTGTGATTCATTATCAAGCTCCAGGTTCTATCGTAGCCTATTATCAACAGGTTGGGCGTGCAGGGCGTGGAATCGATAATGCAATTGGCATTCTGATGTCGGGGATAGAAGACCAAAATATTCACGAATTTTTTAGAGATTCAGCTTTTCCATCAGAGGTACAGGTGAATGAAATTTTGCAAGTTTTGGAAAATAGTGATGGTTTGACGCTTCGAGGTATTGAGGAAAAAACAAATTTGCGTAATGGCCAGATTGACAAGGTACTTAAATTACTGAGCGTTGAAAACCCCTCACCTGTGATTAAGAATAGTAGTCGTTGGTTTAGAACAGCTGTGCACTATCAAATGGATCGTGCTCGGATTGCCCATTTAACTGGGCAACGTATTCAGGAATGGCAAGAGGTTCAGGCGTATCTTAATGATGCGGGTTGTAAAATGACATTTTTACGCAACGCATTGGATGATTATGACCCTACACCTTGCGGGAAATGTGCATCTTGTTTAGGGCTGCCTATTATTAATGTGATGACAGATCCTGTGCTTGCACATCATGCAGCTACCTTCATAAAACACGCAGAAATGGTGATCGTTCCAAAAGCTCAGGTGGCAGCTAATGCATTTATGGAGTACGGCTTTAGAGGAAGCTTACCTGTGCAGCTTCGAGCTCAGGAAGGTCGTGTTTTATCCCGCTGGGGAGATTCAGGGTGGGGGAGGCTGGTTGCTGATAATAAACATGTAGGCTATTTCTGTGATGAACTAGTTGATGCTATGGCTGAAATGATTCAGCAACGTTGGCAGCCAAATCCTGCGCCTCGTTGGGTATGTTGCGTTCCGTCCCGTAATCATCCTAATTTAGTGCCTAACTTTGCTCATCGTTTGGCAGTAAAATTAGGAATTCCATTTGTGGATGCTGTCAGTAAAGTTAAAGATAATCAGCCTCAAAAAGGGCAGCAGAATAGATTTCATCAATGTCAAAATCTTGATGGTGTCTTTCACGTTACTCGGGTGTATTCTGGTGAGCCAGTTTTATTAGTAGATGACATCGTTGATTCTGGTTGGACATTGACAGTCATTGCAGCACTCTTACAAAAAGCAGGTAGCGGCGTCGTTTACCCCGCTGCACTTGCTTCTTCTTCGGTAAAAGATTAA